The Chitinophaga pinensis DSM 2588 region TTAGTATTACAACGTGCCTTTAAAGAAGCTATGGCGCCCCCTAATGGACCTGTGTTCGTATCAATCCCATGGGACTTTACGATGGTTGCTATTGAGGATGACGATAAGGTCAAAGGAGTAACCCGTATATCTCCACATTTTACAGGCGATAATGACGCTATCAGACAAGCAGCAGCTATTCTTTCCGCAGCTAAGAATCCTGTTATAGTAGCCGGTGATGCAGTTGGCTATGCAGACGCCTGGGCGGAATTGCAGGAATTGGCTGAACTGTTGGGTGCACCGGTCGTATTACAAAGCTTTAGCAGTCTGGCTAATTTCCCTAATAATGATTATCACTGGCAGGGAGAATTGCCTGGAAGTCAGGCGGGTGTCCAGGGCGTATTTAAAGATCATGATGTAGCATTCCTGATCGGATTTGGCGCACAGGCACAGTTGGCTGTATATAAATATTCCGACGGACCGCTGTTCCCTCCTGAACTGACACAGGTATACCTCACGAATAATACCTGGGATATTGCGAAGAACTATTATGGAGAAGCGGCGATCTTTGGTGATATTAAAGCAACACTGCCTATTCTGAACGATTATATTAAGCCTGCTCCGCCGGAAGGTGCTGCTGCCAGAAATGAAAAGATGCGCTTATTAGCAGTAAAAAGAGCAGTGGACTGGGATGCATATCTGCTGGAAGCAATGGAGCAGGAAGATATATGGTCTGTCGTTATCGCTAAAGCATTGAAAGAAGAAATTGAAGAAAGGGAACTGGTAGACGACTTCGTATACGTGCATGAGGCGGTATCTGATGGCGCTCCTTTCCAATATTATCTGCCATTCAGTACTAATGGAGCCAAACCGGTAAGCTATTACTGTGTAGCAGGAGGTTCACTAGGTTGGTCAATGCCGGCATCACTGGGTATCAAACTGGAGAATGCTTCATCACAGGGGACAGGTACGAAGCTGGTGATTAATGCCGTGGGAGATGGTTCTTCGCTGTTTTATCCACAGACCTACTGGACGGCAGCACATGAGCAGCTACCTATTCTGTATATCATTACAAATAACCAGGAATACCATACCCTGCAACTGGGATTAGAACAGGTAGTTGGTGCTTACGGCAGTGCACCTGGTTATGGCTGGAAACCCAAAACGATGGATCCGCCGTATCTGCGTCTTGAAAGACCCAAGCTCGACTTCGTATCACTGG contains the following coding sequences:
- a CDS encoding thiamine pyrophosphate-binding protein; protein product: MKTPQMDQAVRQTSDDVIEHAFDQATRWTRDYVFDILKDLGIHYIFGVPGTNEIPIIDGTSYPENEVRYIECLHENIAIGAAMGSARMTGKPGVLVVHVTPGIAHSIGNLFNAYRSQVPLVILCCQQQNELITQEPLLASNLVDLARQYTKWAHEVRTPEEIPLVLQRAFKEAMAPPNGPVFVSIPWDFTMVAIEDDDKVKGVTRISPHFTGDNDAIRQAAAILSAAKNPVIVAGDAVGYADAWAELQELAELLGAPVVLQSFSSLANFPNNDYHWQGELPGSQAGVQGVFKDHDVAFLIGFGAQAQLAVYKYSDGPLFPPELTQVYLTNNTWDIAKNYYGEAAIFGDIKATLPILNDYIKPAPPEGAAARNEKMRLLAVKRAVDWDAYLLEAMEQEDIWSVVIAKALKEEIEERELVDDFVYVHEAVSDGAPFQYYLPFSTNGAKPVSYYCVAGGSLGWSMPASLGIKLENASSQGTGTKLVINAVGDGSSLFYPQTYWTAAHEQLPILYIITNNQEYHTLQLGLEQVVGAYGSAPGYGWKPKTMDPPYLRLERPKLDFVSLAKAFGGENGEVVETPGAVKGAIKRGIDHVLNNTTSYILDMRIAGNTPTAPSTSDAITAYYSKQPVLDYFHQDTVKAKLLSVATNRHIPSNIPSIF